One genomic region from Kineobactrum salinum encodes:
- a CDS encoding AlkA N-terminal domain-containing protein: MTAPLDPEACRLARLARDPRFDGEFFIAVRTTGIYCRPICPARTPAEKNVRYYREAAQAAAAGYRPCLRCRPEAAPGSPAWRGSSVTVSRGLQLIQQGALNGAGSVATLSERLGVGERYLRKLFQRELGVSPQAVAQNARLLFAKQLLAETALPVTDIAFAAGFGSVRRFNSAIQATFKTTPGELRRRQQRRQPVAGSAISLQLQYRPPYDWEGMVDFYRRHAVAGVEQVADDCYRRRVADAGASGWLEVRPLAGRNALQLTLQWPRLEQLPALVHRVRRMFDLDANPAVIATCLGREPALATLLQRFPGIRSPLCWNSAEATIRAIVGQQVSIAAARNVCSRLALATATDATAVAFPEPGLIALLGDEHFPMPGRRRQTLRDVCALLAATPALSLTQLRSVRGIGPWTTAMVAMRGHGDPDILPPRDLGLEKAWQALPGTSGELQQASARWRPWRAYAANLLWRSLAGNQHSTATIQEQDR; this comes from the coding sequence ATGACCGCCCCGCTGGACCCCGAAGCCTGCCGCCTGGCAAGACTGGCAAGGGATCCGCGCTTTGATGGCGAATTCTTCATCGCGGTGCGCACTACCGGCATTTACTGCCGGCCGATCTGTCCCGCCCGCACCCCGGCAGAAAAGAACGTGCGCTATTATCGCGAAGCCGCCCAGGCAGCCGCGGCGGGCTACCGGCCCTGCCTGCGCTGCCGCCCGGAAGCCGCGCCCGGCAGCCCTGCCTGGCGGGGCAGTTCGGTGACCGTCAGCCGCGGTTTGCAACTGATCCAGCAGGGCGCGCTGAATGGCGCCGGCAGCGTCGCCACGCTGAGCGAGCGGTTGGGAGTCGGCGAACGCTACCTGCGCAAACTGTTCCAGCGGGAGCTGGGCGTCTCGCCCCAGGCGGTGGCCCAGAATGCACGGCTGCTGTTCGCCAAACAGCTGCTGGCGGAAACCGCACTGCCGGTCACCGATATTGCCTTTGCCGCCGGCTTTGGCAGTGTGCGGCGCTTCAACAGCGCAATCCAGGCCACCTTCAAGACCACGCCCGGCGAGCTGCGCCGCCGCCAGCAACGGCGCCAGCCAGTGGCGGGCAGTGCCATTTCGCTGCAACTCCAGTACCGTCCACCCTACGACTGGGAAGGTATGGTGGACTTTTACCGGCGTCACGCAGTAGCCGGGGTAGAACAGGTCGCCGATGACTGCTACCGGCGGCGCGTGGCCGATGCCGGCGCCAGCGGATGGCTGGAAGTACGTCCCCTGGCGGGACGCAACGCACTGCAACTGACGCTGCAATGGCCCCGGCTGGAACAGTTGCCGGCGCTGGTCCATCGGGTGCGTCGCATGTTCGACCTGGATGCCAACCCCGCGGTTATCGCCACCTGCCTGGGCCGGGAGCCGGCGCTGGCGACCCTGCTGCAGCGCTTTCCCGGAATCCGCTCGCCACTGTGCTGGAACAGTGCGGAGGCCACCATCCGTGCCATCGTCGGCCAACAGGTCAGTATTGCCGCTGCGCGCAATGTCTGCTCGCGGCTGGCGCTGGCCACCGCCACAGATGCCACGGCAGTGGCGTTTCCCGAACCGGGCCTGATCGCGTTGCTTGGGGACGAGCATTTCCCGATGCCCGGGCGCCGGCGCCAGACCCTGCGCGACGTCTGCGCACTGCTGGCCGCCACCCCTGCACTGTCATTGACACAATTGCGCAGTGTGCGCGGCATAGGCCCCTGGACCACGGCGATGGTGGCTATGCGCGGCCACGGCGACCCGGACATATTGCCGCCACGCGACCTGGGCCTGGAGAAAGCCTGGCAGGCGCTGCCGGGAACCAGCGGGGAGCTGCAACAGGCCAGCGCCCGGTGGCGTCCCTGGCGCGCCTATGCCGCCAACCTGTTGTGGCGCAGCCTGGCTGGCAATCAACACTCGACGGCAACAATACAGGAGCAGGACCGATGA
- a CDS encoding hydroxymethylglutaryl-CoA lyase: MALPAQVTLVEVGPRDGLQNESQTIPLQAKLQLVDDLAAAGLPVIEAGSFVNPKWVPQMADSEAVFAGLQRRPGVRYSALTPNLQGFERAQAAGADEVAVFASASEAFSQKNINCSIAESLLRFEPVMAAARKAQLPVRGYVSCVLGCPYEGDIDPAAVARVSHSLLDMGCYEVSLGDTIGTGTAGSMDRLLTTLLQDIGADRLAVHCHDTYGQALANILVALQHGIATVDASVAGLGGCPYARGASGNVATEDVLYLLNGLGITTGVDLQTVVAAGNRICAALDRDSGSRVARALGAG, encoded by the coding sequence ATGGCATTGCCGGCACAGGTCACCCTGGTGGAAGTGGGCCCCCGGGACGGACTGCAGAACGAATCACAAACCATCCCGCTGCAGGCCAAGCTGCAGCTGGTCGACGATCTGGCCGCGGCAGGCCTGCCGGTGATCGAGGCAGGCAGCTTCGTCAATCCCAAATGGGTGCCCCAGATGGCCGACAGTGAGGCCGTATTCGCCGGCCTGCAGCGACGCCCCGGGGTGCGCTACAGCGCCCTGACGCCCAATCTGCAGGGCTTCGAGCGGGCGCAGGCAGCGGGGGCGGATGAAGTGGCGGTATTTGCCTCCGCTTCCGAGGCCTTCTCGCAAAAGAACATCAACTGCAGCATTGCCGAGAGCCTGCTGCGTTTCGAACCGGTGATGGCAGCGGCCAGGAAGGCACAGCTGCCGGTGCGCGGCTACGTCTCCTGCGTATTGGGCTGTCCCTATGAGGGCGACATCGATCCCGCGGCAGTGGCCCGGGTCAGTCACTCGCTGCTGGATATGGGCTGCTACGAAGTATCACTGGGCGACACGATCGGTACCGGCACCGCCGGCAGCATGGACCGCCTGTTGACAACCCTGCTGCAGGATATCGGCGCCGACCGGCTGGCTGTCCACTGCCACGACACCTACGGTCAGGCACTGGCCAATATCCTGGTGGCGCTGCAGCACGGTATCGCGACGGTGGATGCCTCGGTAGCAGGGCTCGGTGGCTGTCCCTATGCCCGCGGCGCCTCAGGCAATGTCGCCACCGAAGATGTGCTGTACCTGCTCAATGGCCTGGGCATAACCACCGGGGTGGATCTGCAGACAGTGGTAGCGGCCGGCAATCGCATCTGTGCGGCGCTGGATCGCGACAGTGGTTCGCGGGTGGCCCGTGCCCTGGGCGCCGGCTGA
- a CDS encoding acetyl/propionyl/methylcrotonyl-CoA carboxylase subunit alpha gives MFNKLLIANRGEIACRIIRTAQRLGIATVAVYSEADRNALHVQLADEAVHIGPAPARESYLVAERIIEAARSTGAQAIHPGYGFLSENAGFARACADNGICFVGPPTAAIEAMGSKSAAKHIMGEAGVPLVPGYHGDDQDPTLLRTEADRMGYPVLLKATAGGGGKGMRQVWSGDEFDAALAAAQRESSASFGDATMLVEKYLTKPRHVEVQVFCDNHGNGIYLAERDCSVQRRHQKVIEEAPAPGMTDALREAMGTTALQAAQAIDYRGAGTVEFLLDEDGSFYFMEMNTRLQVEHPVTEMITGQDLVEWQLLVASEEPLPLRQEQLVLRGHAFEARIYAEDPDNDFLPVTGKLAYLRPPTESAHVRVDTGVQQGDEISVYYDPMIAKLIVWDESRERALQRLASALADYRIGGTVTNLDFLYNLATCAPFQRAELDTGFIERHGELIFHERQQDLRRELPLAALALLLYRQQQAAPGACSDPWSPWHSGNAWRLNEPHSHRFILHCHQQDYTAAVEQQRDGSYRITANDQDTVLRGELEGDELRFELAGHRQRATLARTEDGFTLYLADGACHFRELRPDTGETDSSGGSGGLTAPMNGTVVTLLVAAGSRVEAQTPLLVMEAMKMEHTIRAPAAGVVEQFYFEAGDLVDGGAELLVFTPESEDA, from the coding sequence ATGTTTAACAAGCTGCTGATTGCCAACCGCGGCGAAATCGCCTGCCGCATCATCAGAACGGCACAGCGCCTGGGCATCGCCACGGTAGCGGTGTATTCCGAGGCCGACCGCAACGCGCTGCATGTGCAGCTCGCGGATGAAGCGGTGCACATCGGTCCGGCCCCGGCGCGCGAGTCCTATCTGGTGGCAGAGCGGATTATCGAGGCCGCCCGCAGCACCGGCGCCCAGGCCATCCATCCGGGCTACGGCTTCCTGTCGGAGAATGCCGGTTTCGCCCGCGCCTGTGCCGATAACGGCATCTGTTTTGTCGGTCCGCCCACCGCAGCGATCGAGGCCATGGGTTCCAAGTCTGCCGCCAAGCACATCATGGGCGAGGCCGGGGTGCCACTGGTGCCGGGTTATCACGGCGATGACCAGGACCCGACGCTACTGCGGACGGAGGCGGACCGGATGGGCTACCCGGTGCTGCTCAAGGCCACCGCCGGCGGTGGCGGCAAGGGCATGCGCCAGGTGTGGTCAGGGGATGAGTTCGACGCGGCGCTGGCAGCGGCGCAGCGCGAGTCCAGCGCCAGTTTTGGCGATGCCACCATGCTGGTGGAAAAATACCTAACCAAGCCCCGCCATGTGGAGGTGCAGGTGTTCTGCGACAACCACGGCAACGGCATTTACCTGGCGGAGCGGGATTGTTCTGTGCAGCGCCGTCACCAGAAGGTGATCGAAGAGGCGCCGGCGCCGGGCATGACCGACGCGCTGCGCGAGGCCATGGGCACCACCGCGTTGCAGGCGGCCCAGGCCATCGACTACCGGGGCGCCGGCACGGTGGAGTTCCTGCTTGACGAAGATGGCAGTTTCTATTTCATGGAGATGAATACCCGCCTGCAGGTCGAGCATCCGGTCACCGAAATGATTACCGGTCAGGACCTGGTGGAATGGCAGTTGCTGGTGGCCAGTGAGGAACCGCTGCCGCTGCGCCAGGAGCAGCTGGTACTGCGCGGCCATGCCTTCGAGGCGCGCATCTATGCGGAGGATCCGGACAATGATTTTCTGCCGGTCACCGGCAAGCTCGCCTACCTTCGCCCGCCGACGGAATCGGCCCATGTGCGGGTGGATACCGGGGTCCAGCAGGGCGATGAAATCAGTGTCTACTACGACCCGATGATCGCCAAGCTGATCGTCTGGGACGAGTCCCGGGAGCGGGCCCTGCAGCGCCTGGCCAGCGCACTGGCGGATTATCGCATTGGCGGCACGGTCACCAACCTGGACTTTCTCTACAACCTCGCCACCTGCGCCCCGTTCCAGCGGGCCGAGCTGGATACCGGTTTCATCGAACGTCACGGCGAACTGATTTTTCACGAGCGCCAGCAGGACCTGCGGCGGGAGCTGCCGCTGGCGGCGCTGGCACTGCTGCTGTACCGGCAACAGCAGGCTGCACCCGGCGCCTGCAGCGACCCCTGGTCGCCGTGGCACAGCGGCAATGCCTGGCGCCTGAATGAGCCCCACAGCCACCGTTTTATCCTGCATTGCCATCAACAGGATTATACTGCGGCGGTGGAGCAGCAGCGCGACGGCAGTTACCGGATCACTGCCAATGACCAGGATACGGTCCTGCGCGGCGAGCTGGAGGGCGATGAACTGCGTTTTGAGCTGGCCGGGCACCGCCAGCGTGCCACGCTGGCCCGCACCGAGGACGGTTTTACCCTGTACCTGGCAGATGGCGCCTGCCACTTCCGTGAGCTGCGGCCGGACACCGGTGAAACCGACAGCAGCGGTGGCAGCGGCGGCCTGACCGCGCCGATGAATGGCACCGTGGTTACCTTGCTGGTTGCCGCGGGCAGCCGGGTGGAGGCGCAAACCCCGCTGCTGGTCATGGAGGCCATGAAAATGGAACATACCATTCGCGCCCCCGCCGCCGGCGTGGTAGAACAATTCTACTTCGAGGCAGGCGACCTGGTGGACGGCGGCGCCGAATTGTTGGTCTTTACCCCCGAGTCAGAGGACGCATAA
- a CDS encoding enoyl-CoA hydratase/isomerase family protein, translating to MVTDTVITDIDSRGVATVTLNRPDKHNAFDDAIIARLREGFDQLAGRDEVRVVVLASNGKSFSAGADAAWMQRMAGYDYGHNMRDAEALAGMLKALYELPQPTIARVQGAAFGGAVGLVSCCDMAVATEGAGFALSEVRIGLVPATISPYVIKAIGERAARRYFLTAERIDARRALQLGLVSEVVAEAELDAGVEALVERLLQNGPQAVRAAKDLIRGVAGQELDAELVEDTCARIAHIRVSHEGQEGLAAFLEKRQPNWIGN from the coding sequence ATGGTCACCGATACTGTAATCACCGACATCGACTCCCGCGGCGTAGCCACGGTCACGCTCAATCGGCCCGACAAGCACAATGCCTTCGACGATGCGATCATCGCGCGGCTGCGGGAGGGGTTCGATCAGCTCGCCGGGCGCGATGAAGTGCGGGTGGTGGTGCTGGCGTCCAATGGCAAGAGCTTCTCCGCCGGCGCCGACGCCGCCTGGATGCAGCGCATGGCCGGTTACGACTACGGCCACAACATGCGCGATGCCGAAGCGCTGGCGGGTATGTTGAAGGCCCTGTACGAGTTACCCCAGCCCACGATTGCGCGGGTTCAGGGTGCCGCCTTTGGGGGCGCGGTGGGGCTGGTCAGTTGCTGCGACATGGCCGTGGCCACAGAGGGAGCGGGGTTTGCGCTGTCCGAGGTCCGCATCGGGCTGGTACCGGCGACCATCAGCCCCTATGTCATCAAGGCCATCGGCGAGCGCGCAGCGCGGCGCTATTTTCTCACTGCCGAGCGCATCGATGCCCGCCGGGCGTTGCAGCTGGGGCTGGTCAGCGAGGTGGTGGCCGAAGCTGAGCTGGACGCCGGGGTGGAGGCGCTGGTGGAGCGTCTGTTGCAGAACGGGCCGCAGGCGGTGCGTGCCGCCAAGGATCTGATCCGCGGTGTCGCCGGGCAGGAGCTGGACGCCGAGCTGGTGGAGGATACCTGTGCCCGTATCGCCCATATCCGCGTGTCGCATGAAGGCCAGGAGGGCCTGGCTGCCTTTCTGGAAAAACGCCAACCCAACTGGATCGGGAATTGA
- a CDS encoding carboxyl transferase domain-containing protein, giving the protein MTVLQSSLNPRDETFRANHEHMQAQVDDLRQLVAKIREGGGEKAQQRHVSRGKLLPRERLQAVLDPGSPFLELSQLAAYKVYEDEVPGAGIITGIGQVAGQECMIFVNDATVKGGTYYPLTVKKQGRAQTIAEQNRLPCLYLVDSGGAFLPLQDEVFPDREHFGHAFYNQARMSAQGIPQIAAVLGSCTAGGAYLPAMADESIIVKNQGTIFLGGPPLVKAATGEVVSAEELGGADVHCRTSGVTDHYANNDHHALELMRRAVARLNRVKPVTMDLREPVAPLYDPSELYGVIPADTRQPYDVREVIARIVDGSEFDEFKALYGESLVCGFARIHGYPVGIIANNGILFGESALKGAHFVELCAQRKIPLVFLQNITGFMVGKQYEAGGIARHGAKMVHAVACARVPKFTIMIGGSFGAGNYAMCGRAYEPRFLFMWPNARISVMGGEQAAGVLATVKQDQLAREDKTMSKEEEAAFKQPILDLYEKQGHPYYASARLWDDGVIDPADTRTVLGLAISATLNAPVEESRFGVFRM; this is encoded by the coding sequence ATGACCGTGTTGCAATCAAGCCTCAACCCGCGGGACGAAACTTTCCGGGCCAACCACGAGCACATGCAGGCCCAGGTGGACGACTTGCGCCAGCTGGTAGCGAAGATCCGTGAAGGCGGCGGCGAGAAGGCCCAACAACGGCATGTCTCGCGCGGCAAGCTGCTGCCCCGCGAGCGGCTGCAGGCCGTGCTGGACCCCGGCTCGCCCTTCCTCGAACTGTCCCAGCTGGCCGCCTACAAAGTCTACGAAGACGAAGTCCCCGGCGCCGGCATCATCACCGGTATCGGCCAGGTGGCGGGTCAGGAGTGCATGATCTTCGTCAACGACGCGACCGTAAAGGGCGGCACCTACTACCCCCTCACCGTCAAGAAGCAGGGCCGCGCCCAGACCATCGCCGAGCAAAACAGGCTGCCCTGCCTGTATCTGGTCGACTCCGGCGGCGCCTTCCTGCCGCTGCAGGATGAGGTCTTCCCCGACCGCGAGCACTTCGGCCACGCCTTCTACAACCAGGCCCGGATGTCGGCCCAGGGCATTCCCCAGATCGCCGCAGTACTCGGTTCCTGCACCGCCGGCGGCGCCTATCTGCCGGCCATGGCAGACGAGTCCATCATCGTCAAGAACCAGGGCACCATCTTCCTGGGCGGCCCCCCGCTGGTAAAGGCGGCCACCGGGGAAGTGGTCAGCGCCGAGGAACTGGGCGGCGCCGACGTCCACTGCCGCACCTCCGGGGTCACCGACCACTACGCCAACAACGATCACCACGCGCTGGAACTGATGCGGCGCGCAGTGGCCCGCCTGAACCGGGTCAAGCCGGTGACAATGGACCTGCGGGAACCAGTGGCGCCGCTGTACGATCCCAGCGAACTCTACGGCGTCATCCCCGCCGATACCCGCCAGCCCTACGATGTACGCGAAGTCATCGCCCGCATCGTCGACGGCTCCGAATTCGATGAATTCAAGGCCCTCTATGGCGAAAGCCTGGTCTGCGGCTTTGCCCGCATCCACGGGTACCCGGTGGGCATCATCGCCAATAACGGCATCCTGTTCGGAGAGTCGGCGCTCAAGGGCGCACACTTCGTCGAACTGTGCGCCCAGCGCAAGATTCCGCTGGTCTTCCTGCAGAACATCACCGGCTTCATGGTCGGCAAGCAGTACGAGGCCGGCGGTATCGCCCGCCACGGCGCGAAAATGGTCCACGCGGTCGCCTGCGCCAGGGTCCCCAAATTCACGATCATGATCGGCGGCTCCTTCGGCGCCGGCAACTACGCGATGTGCGGTCGCGCCTATGAACCCCGCTTCCTGTTCATGTGGCCCAACGCGCGCATCTCGGTGATGGGCGGGGAACAGGCGGCCGGGGTACTGGCGACGGTGAAGCAGGATCAGCTGGCGCGGGAGGACAAGACAATGAGCAAGGAGGAGGAAGCAGCCTTCAAGCAACCGATCCTGGATCTCTACGAGAAACAGGGCCACCCCTACTATGCCTCCGCCCGGCTCTGGGACGATGGCGTCATCGACCCCGCGGACACCCGCACGGTGCTGGGCCTGGCGATATCCGCCACCCTGAATGCCCCGGTGGAGGAATCGCGCTTCGGGGTGTTTCGGATGTGA
- a CDS encoding MerR family transcriptional regulator: protein MTDKTYTISDLAREFGVTTRTIRFYEEKGLIHPRREGQKRLYSAADRVRIKLILRGKRIGLSLQESVEVIDMYDPEHNNREQLHSLINTVGEKRARLLRQQRDIEEMLRGLDEVQQLCEQALVDLA, encoded by the coding sequence ATGACCGACAAGACCTACACCATCTCCGACCTGGCCCGGGAATTCGGCGTTACCACCCGGACCATCCGCTTTTACGAGGAGAAGGGCCTGATTCACCCCCGGCGCGAAGGCCAGAAACGGCTCTACAGCGCCGCTGACCGGGTGCGCATCAAGCTGATTCTGCGCGGCAAGCGTATCGGTTTGAGCCTGCAGGAGAGTGTCGAGGTCATCGACATGTACGACCCCGAGCACAATAATCGGGAGCAGCTACACTCCTTGATCAATACTGTCGGGGAAAAACGCGCACGGCTGCTGCGGCAGCAACGGGATATCGAGGAAATGTTGCGGGGCCTGGACGAAGTCCAGCAGCTCTGCGAACAGGCGTTGGTGGACCTGGCATGA